A window of Hemibagrus wyckioides isolate EC202008001 linkage group LG03, SWU_Hwy_1.0, whole genome shotgun sequence contains these coding sequences:
- the gbf1 gene encoding Golgi-specific brefeldin A-resistance guanine nucleotide exchange factor 1 isoform X3: protein MVDKNIYIVQGEIATVVGAIKRNSRWSTHTPLDEEQDPLLSSFSHLKETLNNIKDLSEVEPNVFLRPFLEVVRSEDTTGPITGLALTSVNKFLSYGLIDASHEAAAEGIENMADAVTHARFVGTDPASDEVVLMKILQVLRTLLLTPVGAHLTNESVCEIMQSCFRICFEMRLSELLRKSAEHTLVDMVQLLFSRLPQFKEEAKSFVGTNMKKIPGCILDTQDLINSDHPRNTNQSGLDRAYNILWKNKRVQLKMRAGGMTESSKWKKQKRSPRPSRHMIRSTSGQMDQAQLSALSNNLSGGVPFIEQHGDSTAVLPVSDSAASSISSPTADSGLANCSKATSKEDLTDLESCSTATTPSTAASIDASTLDTQSEGRQVERTQSASVESIPEVLEDRDSLVDQSDSASVHDMDYVNPRGVRFTQSTQKEGAALIPYGLPCLRELFRFLISLTNPHDRHNSDVMKHMGLQLLNVALEATHIAPYQSLLVLVKDELCRHLIQLLSEDRMNLYAASIRVCFLLFESMRGHLKFQLEIYLKKLMDIITSENPKMPYEMKEMALEAIVQLWRIPSFVTELYINYDCDFYCSNLFEDLTKLLSKNAFPVSGQLYTTHLLSLEALLTVIDSTEAHCQAKVMNRAAEQENSETLTAEGETSVDSTMDAVTEAGKGLFGPNGQTAIESGVPSVCPPTSGHLMAKKMRLGRQDQEETDSGEKKSPKKPHRFSSCLPDSQELINIRNKKKLLITGTEQFNQQPKNGIQFLQEKGLLSSPMDTNEVAQWLRENPRLDKKMIGEYISDRNNMELLDSFVRTFTFQGLRIDEALRLYLEAFRLPGEAPVIHRLLETFTDNWHNVNGNPFLSNDAGFTLAYAVIMLNTDQHNHNVRKQNIPMTLEQFKKNLKDMNGGKDFDQDMLEDIYNAIKNEEIVMPDEQKGLVKENYMWSVLLHRGATSEGIFLHVPSGSYDHDLFSMTWGPTIAALSYVFDKSLEDTIIQKAIAGFRKCAMIAAHYGFSDVFDNLIISLCKFTTLNSESVENLPTVFGSNAKAQIAAKTTFSLAHRHGDILREGWKNIMDAMLQLFRAELLPKSMVEVEDFVEPNGKISLQREETPSNRGESAVLSFVNWLTLSGGAEQSGQRGPSTENQEAKQAALLCIKHCDPEKLITESKFLQLESLQELMKALISVTPDEENYDEEDAAFCLEMLLRIVLENRDRVTCVWQTVRARLYHLCVHANESCFLVERAVVGLLRLAIRLLRREDISSQVLLSLRLLLMMKPHVLSRVSREVAYGLHELLKTNAANIHCTEDWYTLFTLLECIGAGVKPPAALQVTSSSPDSDTGAQSDSEVSSYHQSEVTLDRGYTSDSEVYTEHSKPRIPRSATEVEVGWLVVGKDDLESSKAPHAPDSKSQSPLINQYSLTLGQDMGMHDTKSLIKCVESLSFIVRDAAHVTPENFELCVKAIRVFVEASLNGGYRTHEKKKSHRYDSKASRSRKKPREKEGMSRRAKPTSQRPSRSHSDDEEDEGVPASYHTVSLQVSQDLLDLMHTLHTRAASIYSSWAEEQRHLEASGKKIEADSQTLWSSCWCPLLQGMAWLCCDARRQVRMQALTYLQRALLVHDLQTLDAVEWESCFNKVLFPLLTKLLDNISPADVGGMEETRMRACTLLSKVFLQHLSPLLSLPTFAALWLTILDFMDKYMHAGSSDLLLEAIPESLKNMLLVMDTAGIFHSADSRTGYSDLWEITWERIDCFLPHLREELFKQAVMPEPAPASLPISPPSPPVPSPAAVPTTPTEPKTPSRPASPQEIQTPSANGNDRSSPVPPSTPPMPTPVKSSADSPPTLTQSPLILQPLASPLQVGVPPMTLPIILNPALIEATSPVPLLPAPRPTEPADSSEVK, encoded by the exons ATCTCTCTGAAGTGGAGCCCAATGTGTTCCTCCGACCCTTCTTGGAAGTTGTTCGCTCGGAGGACACAACTGGACCAATCACAGGCCTTGCTCTCACTTCTGTCAACAAATTCCTCTCTTATGGCCTCATAG ATGCCAGTCATGAAGCAGCAGCAGAGGGGATTGAGAACATGGCTGATGCGGTCACTCATGCAAGATTTGTGGGGACAGACCCGGCTAGTGATGAAGTGGTACTTATGAAAATCCTTCAG GTTTTGAGGACTTTACTGCTGACTCCAGTGGGAGCCCATCTGACgaacgagtctgtgtgtgagatcatgcaGTCCTGCTTCCGCATTTGCTTCGAGATGAGACTAAGTG agctgctgaggAAATCAGCCGAACACACGCTGGTGGACATGGTGCAGCTGCTCTTCTCCAG ATTACCACAGTTTAAAGAGGAGGCTAAAAGTTTTGTGGGCACCAACATGAAGAAG ATCCCAGGATGTATCCTGGACACACAAGATCTTATTAATTCAGATCACCCTAGAAACACCAATCAGAGTGGTTTAGACAGG GCTTACAATATCTTATGGAAAAACAAACGAGTCCAG ctgaagATGCGTGCTGGTGGAATGACTGAATCATCCAAGTGGAAGAAACAGAAGCGTTCTCCTCGTCCCTCTCGTCACATGATACGCAGCACCTCGGGACAGATGGACCAGGCCCAGCTCAGCGCTCTCAGCAACAACCTCTCAG GTGGAGTTCCATTTATTGAGCAGCACGGTGACAGTACTGCAGTGCTGCCTGTTTCTGATAGTGCAGCCTCCTCCATCTCCAGCCCTACTGCAGACAGTGGACTGGCCAACTGCTCTAAAGCCACATCTAAAGAAGACCTTACAGACCTGGAGAGTTGCTCCACAGCCACCACTCCCAGCACAGCAGCCTCCATTGATGCTAGTACTCTCGACACACAG AGTGAGGGTAGACAGGTGGAACGTACTCAGTCTGCCTCAGTAGAGTCCATCCCTGAGGTGCTTGAGGACCGAGATTCGTTAGTGGATCAGTCTGACTCTGCATCTGTGCATGACATGGACTATGTAAATCCCAGAGGAGTGCGCTTCACTCAGTCTACTCAGAAAGAGG GTGCTGCTTTGATCCCTTATGGACTCCCATGTTTGAGAGAGCTTTTCCGCTTTCTCATTTCTCTCACCAACCCTCACGACCGCCACAACTCAGATGTGATGAAGCATATGGGTTTGCAGCTGCTCAACGTGGCTCTGGAGGCCACACACATCGCTCCCTACCAATCACTGCTGGTCCTAGTCAAAGATGAACTCTGCAGACATCTCATACAG ttaTTAAGTGAAGACCGAATGAATTTGTATGCTGCTTCCATACGGGTTTGCTTTCTGTTGTTTGAGAGCATGCGTGGGCATCTCAAATTTCAGCTTGAG ATTTATTTGAAGAAGCTAATGGACATCATTACCTCAGAGAACCCAAAGATGCCCTATGAAATGAAGGAAATGGCCCTTGAGGCGATTGTGCAGCTGTGGAGAATCCCTAGCTTTGTTACTGAGCTCTATATTAACTATGACTGTGATTTCTACTGTTCCAATCTTTTTGAGGACCTCACCAAGCTGCTCTCCAAG AATGCTTTCCCAGTCTCTGGACAGCTCTACACAACACATCTTCTCTCACTTGAAGCCCTGTTAACGGTAATAGACAGCACAGAGGCCCACTGTCAGGCCAAAGTGATGAACAGAGCTGCTGAGCAAGAGAATTCAGAAACTTTAACAGCTGAAGGAGAGACCTCTGTTGACAGTACTATGGATGCAGTTACAG AGGCTGGCAAGGGTTTGTTTGGTCCAAATGGACAGACTGCAATAGAGTCTGGAGTGCCATCAGTATGCCCTCCAACTAGTGGACATCTGATGGCTAAAAAGATGAGACTGGGTAGACAAGATCAGGAGGAGACTGATTCAG GTGAAAAGAAAAGTCCTAAAAAACCTCATCGTTTCAGCAGTTGTCTTCCAGACTCCCAGGAACTGATAAATATTAGAAACAAGAAAAAG CTTCTCATCACAGGCACAGAACAGTTTAATCAGCAGCCTAAGAATGGCATCCAGTTTCTGCAGGAAAAAGGTCTTTTGAGTAGCCCAATGGACACCAATGAGGTTGCTCAGTGGCTTAGAGAAAACCCCCGACTAGACAAGAAGATGATTGGAGAATATATCAGCGATAGGAACAATATGGAGCTGCTTGATAGTTTTGTCAG aACATTCACTTTCCAAGGGCTGCGCATAGATGAGGCACTGCGTTTGTATCTGGAGGCTTTCCGACTTCCTGGCGAAGCGCCGGTCATTCATCGGCTCTTGGAGACCTTCACTGACAACTGGCAT AATGTAAATGGGAATCCCTTTTTGTCAAATGATGCTGGTTTTACTTTGGCCTATGCTGTTATTATGCTGAACACGGATCAACACAACCACAACGTTCGCAAGCAGAATATCCCAATGACTTTAGAG CAATTCAAGAAAAATCTGAAAGACATGAATGGTGGTAAAGATTTTGATCAGGACATGTTGGAAGATATCTACAATGCCATCAA GAATGAAGAAATTGTAATGCCTGATGAGCAGAAAGGCCTAGTAAAAGAGAactatatgtggagtgtgcTGCTGCACAGAGGAGCCACTTCCGAGGGGATCTTCCTCCATGTGCCTTCAGGCAGCTATGATCACGACTTGTTCTCAATGACTTGGGGCCCAACGATTGCTGCCCTTTCCTACGTGTTTGACAAGAGCTTAGAGGATACCATTATCCAAAAAGCCATTGCCGGCTTTAG GAAATGTGCAATGATCGCAGCACACTATGGCTTTAGTGATGTTTTTGATAATTTAATCATCTCTCTTTGCAAGTTTACTACACTCAACAGTGAG TCTGTAGAAAACCTGCCCACAGTTTTTGGCAGCAACGCTAAAGCTCAGATAGCAGCAAAGACTACATTTAGCCTTGCCCATCGGCATGGTGATATCTTGCGAGAGGGTTGGAAGAACATCATGGATGCTATGCTGCAGCTCTTCAGGGCTGAGCTCTTACCCAAATCCATGGTAGAG GTTGAGGACTTTGTCGAGCCTAATGGAAAGATTTCTCTACAGCGTGAGGAGACACCATCAAACAG GGGAGAGTCGGCTGTGTTGAGCTTTGTTAATTGGCTGACATTGAGTGGTGGAGCGGAGCAGTCCGGACAGCGAGGACCCTCTACTGAAAATCAGGAGGCCAAACAGGCTGCCCTGCTGTGTATAAAG CATTGTGACCCTGAGAAACTGATCACAGAAAGCAAGTTCCTGCAGCTGGAATCTCTGCAGGAGCTTATGAAG GCCCTCATCTCTGTGACTCCCGATGAAGAGAACTATGATGAAGAAGATGCTGCTTTCTGTCTAGAGATGCTTCTGCGCATTGTCCTAGAGAATAG GGACCGTGTGACATGTGTGTGGCAGACTGTGCGTGCCCGTTTATATCACTTGTGTGTGCATGCCAATGAGAGCTGCTTCCTGGTGGAAAGAGCTGTAGTGGGGCTGCTGAGACTCGCCATACGCTTGCTGCGCAGAGAGGACATCAGCTCACAG GTGCTGCTGTCTTTGCGCCTGCTTCTGATGATGAAGCCTCATGTGTTGTCCAGAGTGAGTCGAGAGGTTGCCTATGGTCTACATGAGCTTCTCAAAACCAATGCTGCCAACATCCACTGCACTGAGGACTGGTACACTCTTTTCACACTGTTGGAATGCATCGGTGCTGGTGTCAAACCTCCAGCTGCATTGCAGGTCACCAGCAGCAGCCCTGACAGTGACACAG GTGCTCAGTCTGATAGTGAAGTGAGCTCATACCACCAGAGTGAAGTCACTTTGGATCGGGGTTATACCTCTGACTCTGAGGTCTACACTGAACATAGCAAGCCCAGAATACCACGCTCTGCCACTGAAGTAGAAGTGGGATGGCTAGTG GTTGGTAAGGATGACCTGGAGAGCAGTAAGGCACCACATGCTCCGGACTCTAAATCACAGTCTCCTCTTATTAACCAGTACAGTTTAACCTTGGGCCAGGACATGGGCATGCATGATACCAAGTCCCTCATCAAGTGTGTGGAATCACTCTCTTTTATTGTACGTGATGCTGCACATGTCACACCTGAGAACTTTGAGCTTTGTGTGAAAGCCATTCGAGTATTTGTGGAGGCCAGTCTTAATGGAG GTTATCGCAcccatgagaaaaaaaagagccaCAGATACGACTCAAAAGCTAGTCGGTCACGGAAGAAGCCACGAGAGAAGGAGGGTATGTCCCGACGAGCTAAACCCACCAGTCAGCGGCCCTCCCGTTCCCACAGTGACGATGAGGAGGACGAGGGGGTGCCAGCCAGCTACCACACGGTGTCTTTACAGGTTAGTCAGGAC TTGTTGGATCTgatgcacacactacacacgagGGCAGCCAGTATCTACAGCTCATGGGCAGAAGAACAGCGCCATCTGGAGGCCAGTGGAAAGAAAATTGAAGCTGACTCTCAGACACTGTGGTCAAGCTGCTGGTGTCCTTTGCTTCAAG GTATGGCCTGGCTGTGCTGCGATGCTCGGAGACAGGTTCGGATGCAGGCTCTCACTTACCTCCAGAGGGCGCTACTTGTACATGATCTGCAAACACTGGATGCTGTGGAGTGGGAATCCTGTTTCAACAAG GTCCTGTTTCCGCTGCTGACTAAGCTCTTAGACAACATCAGCCCAGCAGATGTCGGGGGCATGGAAGAGACCAGGATGAGGGCCTGCACGCTGCTCTCTAAG GTGTTCCTCCAGCATCTCTCGCCACTTCTTTCTCTTCCCACATTTGCTGCTCTCTGGCTTACCATCCTAGACTTCATGGATAAATACATGCATGCTGGCTCCAGTGACCTCCTG TTGGAGGCGATCCCTGAGTCTCTAAAAAACATGCTGTTGGTAATGGACACAGCTGGCATCTTCCACAGCGCAGACTCGCGTACAGGCTACTCTGATCTGTGGGAAATAACATGGGAAAGGATTGACTGCTTCCTGCCCCACCTTCGAGAGGAGCTTTTCAAACAAGCTGTCATGCCAG AACCTGCTCCTGCTTCTCTTCCCATTTCTCCGCCCTCTCCTCCTGTGCCATCCCCTGCAGCAGTACCAACTACCCCCACAGAGCCAAAGACCCCCAGCAGACCTGCATCTCCTCAAGAGATACAAACACCCAGTGCCAATG GAAACGACAGATCATCTCCAGTGCCCCCCTCCACTCCTCCAATGCCCACTCCAGTTAAGAGCTCAGCTGACTCCCCGCccactctcactcagtctcctCTAATACTGCAGCCCCTAGCCTCTCCACTGCAGGTGGGCGTGCCCCCCATGACACTACCAATCATTCTAAATCCCGCCCTCATTGAAGCCACATCACCCGTACCCCTGCTTCCAGCACCACGTCCAACTGAACCTGCTGACTCTTCAGAGGTCAAATAG
- the gbf1 gene encoding Golgi-specific brefeldin A-resistance guanine nucleotide exchange factor 1 isoform X6, which produces MVDKNIYIVQGEIATVVGAIKRNSRWSTHTPLDEEQDPLLSSFSHLKETLNNIKDLSEVEPNVFLRPFLEVVRSEDTTGPITGLALTSVNKFLSYGLIDASHEAAAEGIENMADAVTHARFVGTDPASDEVVLMKILQVLRTLLLTPVGAHLTNESVCEIMQSCFRICFEMRLSELLRKSAEHTLVDMVQLLFSRLPQFKEEAKSFVGTNMKKLKMRAGGMTESSKWKKQKRSPRPSRHMIRSTSGQMDQAQLSALSNNLSGGVPFIEQHGDSTAVLPVSDSAASSISSPTADSGLANCSKATSKEDLTDLESCSTATTPSTAASIDASTLDTQSEGRQVERTQSASVESIPEVLEDRDSLVDQSDSASVHDMDYVNPRGVRFTQSTQKEGAALIPYGLPCLRELFRFLISLTNPHDRHNSDVMKHMGLQLLNVALEATHIAPYQSLLVLVKDELCRHLIQLLSEDRMNLYAASIRVCFLLFESMRGHLKFQLEIYLKKLMDIITSENPKMPYEMKEMALEAIVQLWRIPSFVTELYINYDCDFYCSNLFEDLTKLLSKNAFPVSGQLYTTHLLSLEALLTVIDSTEAHCQAKVMNRAAEQENSETLTAEGETSVDSTMDAVTEAGKGLFGPNGQTAIESGVPSVCPPTSGHLMAKKMRLGRQDQEETDSGEKKSPKKPHRFSSCLPDSQELINIRNKKKLLITGTEQFNQQPKNGIQFLQEKGLLSSPMDTNEVAQWLRENPRLDKKMIGEYISDRNNMELLDSFVRTFTFQGLRIDEALRLYLEAFRLPGEAPVIHRLLETFTDNWHNVNGNPFLSNDAGFTLAYAVIMLNTDQHNHNVRKQNIPMTLEQFKKNLKDMNGGKDFDQDMLEDIYNAIKNEEIVMPDEQKGLVKENYMWSVLLHRGATSEGIFLHVPSGSYDHDLFSMTWGPTIAALSYVFDKSLEDTIIQKAIAGFRKCAMIAAHYGFSDVFDNLIISLCKFTTLNSESVENLPTVFGSNAKAQIAAKTTFSLAHRHGDILREGWKNIMDAMLQLFRAELLPKSMVEVEDFVEPNGKISLQREETPSNRGESAVLSFVNWLTLSGGAEQSGQRGPSTENQEAKQAALLCIKHCDPEKLITESKFLQLESLQELMKALISVTPDEENYDEEDAAFCLEMLLRIVLENRDRVTCVWQTVRARLYHLCVHANESCFLVERAVVGLLRLAIRLLRREDISSQVLLSLRLLLMMKPHVLSRVSREVAYGLHELLKTNAANIHCTEDWYTLFTLLECIGAGVKPPAALQVTSSSPDSDTGAQSDSEVSSYHQSEVTLDRGYTSDSEVYTEHSKPRIPRSATEVEVGWLVVGKDDLESSKAPHAPDSKSQSPLINQYSLTLGQDMGMHDTKSLIKCVESLSFIVRDAAHVTPENFELCVKAIRVFVEASLNGGYRTHEKKKSHRYDSKASRSRKKPREKEGMSRRAKPTSQRPSRSHSDDEEDEGVPASYHTVSLQLLDLMHTLHTRAASIYSSWAEEQRHLEASGKKIEADSQTLWSSCWCPLLQGMAWLCCDARRQVRMQALTYLQRALLVHDLQTLDAVEWESCFNKVLFPLLTKLLDNISPADVGGMEETRMRACTLLSKVFLQHLSPLLSLPTFAALWLTILDFMDKYMHAGSSDLLLEAIPESLKNMLLVMDTAGIFHSADSRTGYSDLWEITWERIDCFLPHLREELFKQAVMPEPVPNVPVEPAPASLPISPPSPPVPSPAAVPTTPTEPKTPSRPASPQEIQTPSANGNDRSSPVPPSTPPMPTPVKSSADSPPTLTQSPLILQPLASPLQVGVPPMTLPIILNPALIEATSPVPLLPAPRPTEPADSSEVK; this is translated from the exons ATCTCTCTGAAGTGGAGCCCAATGTGTTCCTCCGACCCTTCTTGGAAGTTGTTCGCTCGGAGGACACAACTGGACCAATCACAGGCCTTGCTCTCACTTCTGTCAACAAATTCCTCTCTTATGGCCTCATAG ATGCCAGTCATGAAGCAGCAGCAGAGGGGATTGAGAACATGGCTGATGCGGTCACTCATGCAAGATTTGTGGGGACAGACCCGGCTAGTGATGAAGTGGTACTTATGAAAATCCTTCAG GTTTTGAGGACTTTACTGCTGACTCCAGTGGGAGCCCATCTGACgaacgagtctgtgtgtgagatcatgcaGTCCTGCTTCCGCATTTGCTTCGAGATGAGACTAAGTG agctgctgaggAAATCAGCCGAACACACGCTGGTGGACATGGTGCAGCTGCTCTTCTCCAG ATTACCACAGTTTAAAGAGGAGGCTAAAAGTTTTGTGGGCACCAACATGAAGAAG ctgaagATGCGTGCTGGTGGAATGACTGAATCATCCAAGTGGAAGAAACAGAAGCGTTCTCCTCGTCCCTCTCGTCACATGATACGCAGCACCTCGGGACAGATGGACCAGGCCCAGCTCAGCGCTCTCAGCAACAACCTCTCAG GTGGAGTTCCATTTATTGAGCAGCACGGTGACAGTACTGCAGTGCTGCCTGTTTCTGATAGTGCAGCCTCCTCCATCTCCAGCCCTACTGCAGACAGTGGACTGGCCAACTGCTCTAAAGCCACATCTAAAGAAGACCTTACAGACCTGGAGAGTTGCTCCACAGCCACCACTCCCAGCACAGCAGCCTCCATTGATGCTAGTACTCTCGACACACAG AGTGAGGGTAGACAGGTGGAACGTACTCAGTCTGCCTCAGTAGAGTCCATCCCTGAGGTGCTTGAGGACCGAGATTCGTTAGTGGATCAGTCTGACTCTGCATCTGTGCATGACATGGACTATGTAAATCCCAGAGGAGTGCGCTTCACTCAGTCTACTCAGAAAGAGG GTGCTGCTTTGATCCCTTATGGACTCCCATGTTTGAGAGAGCTTTTCCGCTTTCTCATTTCTCTCACCAACCCTCACGACCGCCACAACTCAGATGTGATGAAGCATATGGGTTTGCAGCTGCTCAACGTGGCTCTGGAGGCCACACACATCGCTCCCTACCAATCACTGCTGGTCCTAGTCAAAGATGAACTCTGCAGACATCTCATACAG ttaTTAAGTGAAGACCGAATGAATTTGTATGCTGCTTCCATACGGGTTTGCTTTCTGTTGTTTGAGAGCATGCGTGGGCATCTCAAATTTCAGCTTGAG ATTTATTTGAAGAAGCTAATGGACATCATTACCTCAGAGAACCCAAAGATGCCCTATGAAATGAAGGAAATGGCCCTTGAGGCGATTGTGCAGCTGTGGAGAATCCCTAGCTTTGTTACTGAGCTCTATATTAACTATGACTGTGATTTCTACTGTTCCAATCTTTTTGAGGACCTCACCAAGCTGCTCTCCAAG AATGCTTTCCCAGTCTCTGGACAGCTCTACACAACACATCTTCTCTCACTTGAAGCCCTGTTAACGGTAATAGACAGCACAGAGGCCCACTGTCAGGCCAAAGTGATGAACAGAGCTGCTGAGCAAGAGAATTCAGAAACTTTAACAGCTGAAGGAGAGACCTCTGTTGACAGTACTATGGATGCAGTTACAG AGGCTGGCAAGGGTTTGTTTGGTCCAAATGGACAGACTGCAATAGAGTCTGGAGTGCCATCAGTATGCCCTCCAACTAGTGGACATCTGATGGCTAAAAAGATGAGACTGGGTAGACAAGATCAGGAGGAGACTGATTCAG GTGAAAAGAAAAGTCCTAAAAAACCTCATCGTTTCAGCAGTTGTCTTCCAGACTCCCAGGAACTGATAAATATTAGAAACAAGAAAAAG CTTCTCATCACAGGCACAGAACAGTTTAATCAGCAGCCTAAGAATGGCATCCAGTTTCTGCAGGAAAAAGGTCTTTTGAGTAGCCCAATGGACACCAATGAGGTTGCTCAGTGGCTTAGAGAAAACCCCCGACTAGACAAGAAGATGATTGGAGAATATATCAGCGATAGGAACAATATGGAGCTGCTTGATAGTTTTGTCAG aACATTCACTTTCCAAGGGCTGCGCATAGATGAGGCACTGCGTTTGTATCTGGAGGCTTTCCGACTTCCTGGCGAAGCGCCGGTCATTCATCGGCTCTTGGAGACCTTCACTGACAACTGGCAT AATGTAAATGGGAATCCCTTTTTGTCAAATGATGCTGGTTTTACTTTGGCCTATGCTGTTATTATGCTGAACACGGATCAACACAACCACAACGTTCGCAAGCAGAATATCCCAATGACTTTAGAG CAATTCAAGAAAAATCTGAAAGACATGAATGGTGGTAAAGATTTTGATCAGGACATGTTGGAAGATATCTACAATGCCATCAA GAATGAAGAAATTGTAATGCCTGATGAGCAGAAAGGCCTAGTAAAAGAGAactatatgtggagtgtgcTGCTGCACAGAGGAGCCACTTCCGAGGGGATCTTCCTCCATGTGCCTTCAGGCAGCTATGATCACGACTTGTTCTCAATGACTTGGGGCCCAACGATTGCTGCCCTTTCCTACGTGTTTGACAAGAGCTTAGAGGATACCATTATCCAAAAAGCCATTGCCGGCTTTAG GAAATGTGCAATGATCGCAGCACACTATGGCTTTAGTGATGTTTTTGATAATTTAATCATCTCTCTTTGCAAGTTTACTACACTCAACAGTGAG TCTGTAGAAAACCTGCCCACAGTTTTTGGCAGCAACGCTAAAGCTCAGATAGCAGCAAAGACTACATTTAGCCTTGCCCATCGGCATGGTGATATCTTGCGAGAGGGTTGGAAGAACATCATGGATGCTATGCTGCAGCTCTTCAGGGCTGAGCTCTTACCCAAATCCATGGTAGAG GTTGAGGACTTTGTCGAGCCTAATGGAAAGATTTCTCTACAGCGTGAGGAGACACCATCAAACAG GGGAGAGTCGGCTGTGTTGAGCTTTGTTAATTGGCTGACATTGAGTGGTGGAGCGGAGCAGTCCGGACAGCGAGGACCCTCTACTGAAAATCAGGAGGCCAAACAGGCTGCCCTGCTGTGTATAAAG CATTGTGACCCTGAGAAACTGATCACAGAAAGCAAGTTCCTGCAGCTGGAATCTCTGCAGGAGCTTATGAAG GCCCTCATCTCTGTGACTCCCGATGAAGAGAACTATGATGAAGAAGATGCTGCTTTCTGTCTAGAGATGCTTCTGCGCATTGTCCTAGAGAATAG GGACCGTGTGACATGTGTGTGGCAGACTGTGCGTGCCCGTTTATATCACTTGTGTGTGCATGCCAATGAGAGCTGCTTCCTGGTGGAAAGAGCTGTAGTGGGGCTGCTGAGACTCGCCATACGCTTGCTGCGCAGAGAGGACATCAGCTCACAG GTGCTGCTGTCTTTGCGCCTGCTTCTGATGATGAAGCCTCATGTGTTGTCCAGAGTGAGTCGAGAGGTTGCCTATGGTCTACATGAGCTTCTCAAAACCAATGCTGCCAACATCCACTGCACTGAGGACTGGTACACTCTTTTCACACTGTTGGAATGCATCGGTGCTGGTGTCAAACCTCCAGCTGCATTGCAGGTCACCAGCAGCAGCCCTGACAGTGACACAG GTGCTCAGTCTGATAGTGAAGTGAGCTCATACCACCAGAGTGAAGTCACTTTGGATCGGGGTTATACCTCTGACTCTGAGGTCTACACTGAACATAGCAAGCCCAGAATACCACGCTCTGCCACTGAAGTAGAAGTGGGATGGCTAGTG GTTGGTAAGGATGACCTGGAGAGCAGTAAGGCACCACATGCTCCGGACTCTAAATCACAGTCTCCTCTTATTAACCAGTACAGTTTAACCTTGGGCCAGGACATGGGCATGCATGATACCAAGTCCCTCATCAAGTGTGTGGAATCACTCTCTTTTATTGTACGTGATGCTGCACATGTCACACCTGAGAACTTTGAGCTTTGTGTGAAAGCCATTCGAGTATTTGTGGAGGCCAGTCTTAATGGAG GTTATCGCAcccatgagaaaaaaaagagccaCAGATACGACTCAAAAGCTAGTCGGTCACGGAAGAAGCCACGAGAGAAGGAGGGTATGTCCCGACGAGCTAAACCCACCAGTCAGCGGCCCTCCCGTTCCCACAGTGACGATGAGGAGGACGAGGGGGTGCCAGCCAGCTACCACACGGTGTCTTTACAG TTGTTGGATCTgatgcacacactacacacgagGGCAGCCAGTATCTACAGCTCATGGGCAGAAGAACAGCGCCATCTGGAGGCCAGTGGAAAGAAAATTGAAGCTGACTCTCAGACACTGTGGTCAAGCTGCTGGTGTCCTTTGCTTCAAG GTATGGCCTGGCTGTGCTGCGATGCTCGGAGACAGGTTCGGATGCAGGCTCTCACTTACCTCCAGAGGGCGCTACTTGTACATGATCTGCAAACACTGGATGCTGTGGAGTGGGAATCCTGTTTCAACAAG GTCCTGTTTCCGCTGCTGACTAAGCTCTTAGACAACATCAGCCCAGCAGATGTCGGGGGCATGGAAGAGACCAGGATGAGGGCCTGCACGCTGCTCTCTAAG GTGTTCCTCCAGCATCTCTCGCCACTTCTTTCTCTTCCCACATTTGCTGCTCTCTGGCTTACCATCCTAGACTTCATGGATAAATACATGCATGCTGGCTCCAGTGACCTCCTG TTGGAGGCGATCCCTGAGTCTCTAAAAAACATGCTGTTGGTAATGGACACAGCTGGCATCTTCCACAGCGCAGACTCGCGTACAGGCTACTCTGATCTGTGGGAAATAACATGGGAAAGGATTGACTGCTTCCTGCCCCACCTTCGAGAGGAGCTTTTCAAACAAGCTGTCATGCCAG AACCTGTCCCCAATGTTCCTGTAGAACCTGCTCCTGCTTCTCTTCCCATTTCTCCGCCCTCTCCTCCTGTGCCATCCCCTGCAGCAGTACCAACTACCCCCACAGAGCCAAAGACCCCCAGCAGACCTGCATCTCCTCAAGAGATACAAACACCCAGTGCCAATG GAAACGACAGATCATCTCCAGTGCCCCCCTCCACTCCTCCAATGCCCACTCCAGTTAAGAGCTCAGCTGACTCCCCGCccactctcactcagtctcctCTAATACTGCAGCCCCTAGCCTCTCCACTGCAGGTGGGCGTGCCCCCCATGACACTACCAATCATTCTAAATCCCGCCCTCATTGAAGCCACATCACCCGTACCCCTGCTTCCAGCACCACGTCCAACTGAACCTGCTGACTCTTCAGAGGTCAAATAG